The following coding sequences lie in one Pontibacter sp. G13 genomic window:
- a CDS encoding tagaturonate reductase, with amino-acid sequence MNQETGHPMFTPKVIQFGGGNFLRGFATWMVQKLNEYTDFAGEVVVVKPTERGDYDRLRQSNGYYHVILQGIQHGMPVHEAHPITCISQIIQPYHSWVEFLETASQTDIRYLISNTTESGIEFQAEPIPNHASPKTFPGKWTWWLYRRFQFFAGAGNKGVIHLPCELVPANGEQLRTAILQYARLWNLGEDFEQWILQHNHFCNTLVDRIVSGYSEPQARSWAPKLGYKDEQIVVGEPYHSWVIQGPEAVEEELVFLNPQLNVEWVADLEVYQHRKVRVLNGAHTSMVPLGHLLGLETVADVMSHAGLSTFVQDLLIEEVLPTLPLERSAGIEYVQQTLERFRNPDLKHKLLDISLNSLMKFRTRLMGTMVDYHAKTGEWPKRIMLAWVGLILFYRGQMDGKEIPLRDDPDGIAWMKKAWQFHESGDTAQMIEHLLGLPAWKPVMDAPDSLKSAMMCQLERCLDRGVDAELKELTPIKTS; translated from the coding sequence ATGAACCAGGAAACGGGACATCCCATGTTTACACCCAAAGTCATCCAATTTGGTGGCGGCAACTTCCTACGGGGATTCGCCACATGGATGGTTCAAAAGCTCAACGAATACACAGACTTCGCGGGAGAGGTAGTCGTCGTCAAACCCACCGAACGTGGGGACTATGACCGGCTTCGCCAATCCAATGGATATTATCATGTGATCCTCCAAGGCATCCAGCACGGCATGCCTGTCCACGAGGCACACCCGATCACTTGTATTTCGCAGATCATCCAACCCTACCATAGCTGGGTGGAATTTCTCGAAACAGCCTCGCAGACTGACATTCGATACCTGATCTCCAACACCACGGAATCCGGGATCGAGTTTCAGGCCGAACCCATCCCCAACCATGCTTCTCCCAAGACTTTTCCGGGGAAATGGACCTGGTGGCTGTACCGCCGATTCCAGTTTTTTGCGGGCGCAGGTAACAAAGGGGTGATCCATTTGCCCTGTGAATTGGTCCCCGCGAATGGGGAACAATTGAGGACGGCGATTCTTCAGTATGCGAGACTGTGGAATCTGGGAGAAGATTTTGAGCAGTGGATCCTACAGCACAACCATTTTTGCAATACATTGGTAGATCGTATCGTCTCTGGATACTCCGAACCGCAGGCCCGAAGCTGGGCACCAAAGCTCGGATACAAGGACGAGCAAATCGTCGTCGGTGAACCCTACCACAGCTGGGTGATCCAAGGGCCGGAAGCGGTGGAAGAGGAATTGGTTTTCCTCAATCCTCAACTCAATGTCGAATGGGTGGCGGATCTGGAGGTATATCAACATCGCAAGGTCCGCGTCTTGAATGGCGCTCACACTTCGATGGTACCTTTGGGGCATTTGTTGGGACTGGAGACGGTCGCTGACGTCATGTCGCATGCTGGGCTCTCTACATTTGTCCAAGATTTGCTGATAGAGGAAGTCTTGCCGACGCTGCCCTTGGAACGATCCGCCGGAATCGAATATGTCCAGCAGACGCTTGAACGATTCCGCAATCCCGATCTCAAGCACAAACTTCTCGATATTTCCCTCAACTCCCTGATGAAATTCCGGACCCGCCTCATGGGTACGATGGTGGATTATCATGCGAAAACAGGCGAATGGCCCAAGCGGATCATGTTGGCCTGGGTGGGATTGATCTTGTTTTATCGAGGTCAAATGGACGGAAAGGAAATCCCCTTGCGCGATGATCCAGACGGAATCGCTTGGATGAAGAAAGCGTGGCAATTCCACGAATCCGGCGATACCGCCCAAATGATCGAACACCTGCTAGGCCTTCCTGCATGGAAGCCCGTGATGGATGCGCCGGATTCCCTCAAGTCGGCGATGATGTGCCAATTGGAGCGTTGCCTCGACCGAGGGGTGGACGCAGAACTCAAAGAATTGACCCCAATCAAAACCTCATGA
- a CDS encoding two-component regulator propeller domain-containing protein → MNVFRLLATVLILSGVNSGWSQSREIIFDHLSTEDGLSQNDVNCILQDRKGFMWFGTNDGLDRYDGYSFQSYRPIAGDSTSISSNLVQCMEEDEYGNIWIGTAGSGVNVFDPKTQKFRSFRHDPDNEHSLTNNHVLDLKYSDGRLWIGTLRGVNVFECRKEGPSGKLEIRNVTEQLIPAKLPVAPCNTVYVDSSGSIWLGSNRGLMRLIPPSDPYSPCTFEAIAVQPSITSISPSVKGDLVVATARKLMVLDPQTLKITTVEFGSFDHLVVMDEDVWISSPKGLAHYRYGADDPFPVFQERFVSDLRNPHSLSKTVLRTVYLDDYGTIWIGTNGGGVNKFNPSGHVFSHYKHTLQPGTVNYDKIRSIYEDKYQQVWVGTEGGGLNFLPKQQDVDEYQSFSHIPLPSNTFTIEEYSSQGKDYLLIGGQISPSMYRIELDSTKRSYSNADLVPLPIIKSSVFALMNVDNKEMWIGTYSLGLAVQDLTMPDSIRRFAHDPEDSTSLSYNIVRSLMRDKEGNIWIGTGHGLNRLSLTEQVKTYPEFERFLHEDEDEGSISHNYILALHQSRDGAIWVGTFGGGLNKFVPETEDRPAHFVHYTKADGMPNNVVKGILEDDQGFLWISTNKGLTRFDPILEKFHHFDTQDGLQSEEFSELAAYRRKNGDMMFGGVNGFNVFSPGNIHINPHPPKVVFTKFEVLNQPVYPGEAFNGRVILEEDISETAHIDLKYAENSFSVEFSGLHYAAPSKHAYAYRMEGIHDDWIYVDATKRFVTVTNLSPGTYTLEVIASNNDGVWLHDPQVIEIYVAPPWWQTWWAFAIYGLIVLVLLLAFRRYTIIGIKEKHDLVVEHLEKEKAEELQQLKLQFFTNISHELRTPLSLISGPMDFLLKSGQDMDYNQRERQYQLIQKNTHYLLRLVNQLLDFRKLDQGKMKLKVRRGNLNGYINEITEPFQFIANKKEIDFTIHKESEEMDAWFDPDILEKTMYNLLSNAFKFTPVGGKISVEIIERKQETSRMKSLVAPNWVEIRIRDNGPGISPENREQVFERFFKASQPSKNNKSGSGIGLSYTRELVELHHGSIYLEDQPSGGACFVVKFPKDKKRYKSDEIAAGNQPIVAMPIAPVGLWDEDEPDREEITAVVTPQGESHLPVMLVIDDHQDIREFIRSSMEGSYQILEAEDGAAGLELALEHSPDLILSDVMMPVMDGFQLCQELKSDPRTSHIPIIMLTAKSSEESEFEGLTVGADLYIRKPFNLDMLKLNIQNILQARAEQQKRFKREVLLSPEAISVTSTDEVFLKKAVEIIEEHMTDPDFNVEALVKEIGMSRSKLYLKLKALTGQTSSEFIRTVRLKRAVQLLETSDLTIKEIMYMTGFNTASYFSKCFKKQFGMVPSEYVKKQAQAPV, encoded by the coding sequence ATGAATGTATTTAGACTACTTGCTACTGTGCTAATACTGAGCGGAGTAAATTCCGGTTGGTCGCAATCTCGCGAAATTATCTTTGATCATCTCTCCACAGAAGACGGTCTGTCGCAAAATGACGTCAATTGCATTTTGCAGGACCGAAAAGGATTCATGTGGTTTGGCACCAACGATGGCTTGGACCGATATGATGGGTACAGCTTCCAATCATATCGTCCTATTGCAGGAGATAGCACGTCCATTAGCAGTAATCTGGTGCAGTGTATGGAGGAGGATGAATATGGAAATATCTGGATCGGTACGGCCGGCAGTGGGGTGAATGTGTTTGATCCCAAAACCCAGAAGTTTCGCTCATTTCGCCATGACCCCGACAATGAGCATTCCCTCACCAATAATCATGTCCTAGATCTGAAATATTCCGATGGACGGCTTTGGATCGGTACACTACGTGGAGTGAATGTATTCGAATGCCGAAAAGAGGGGCCTAGTGGCAAATTGGAAATCCGGAATGTCACAGAGCAGTTGATTCCTGCCAAACTTCCTGTTGCCCCATGCAACACGGTCTATGTGGATTCCAGTGGGTCTATTTGGTTGGGTTCGAACCGAGGGTTGATGCGGTTGATTCCACCTTCAGATCCATACAGTCCCTGCACGTTCGAAGCCATAGCCGTACAGCCAAGTATTACGAGTATCAGTCCTAGCGTCAAGGGGGATTTGGTCGTTGCGACCGCCCGTAAGCTTATGGTGTTGGATCCTCAAACGCTCAAAATCACCACGGTAGAATTTGGGTCATTTGATCATCTCGTGGTGATGGACGAGGACGTCTGGATCTCGTCTCCCAAGGGATTGGCTCACTACCGATACGGCGCCGATGACCCATTTCCGGTCTTCCAAGAACGATTTGTCAGTGATCTAAGGAATCCCCATAGCTTGAGTAAAACGGTCCTGAGAACGGTGTATTTGGACGATTATGGGACCATTTGGATTGGAACGAATGGGGGAGGGGTGAATAAGTTCAATCCTTCGGGACATGTCTTTTCCCATTATAAACATACACTCCAGCCCGGTACGGTAAACTATGACAAGATCCGGTCGATCTACGAGGATAAATATCAACAGGTCTGGGTCGGGACCGAGGGGGGCGGGCTGAACTTCTTGCCCAAGCAGCAGGACGTTGACGAGTATCAATCCTTTAGCCATATCCCACTGCCTTCCAATACTTTTACCATTGAGGAGTATTCCAGCCAAGGCAAGGATTATTTGTTGATTGGCGGGCAGATCTCTCCCAGTATGTACCGGATTGAATTGGATTCCACAAAGCGTTCCTATTCCAATGCAGATCTGGTTCCCTTGCCGATTATCAAGAGCTCTGTATTTGCCTTGATGAATGTCGATAATAAGGAAATGTGGATCGGTACCTATTCATTGGGGCTGGCGGTGCAGGATTTGACGATGCCTGACTCCATTCGCAGATTTGCGCATGACCCAGAGGATTCCACCAGTTTGTCCTACAATATCGTCCGGAGCCTGATGCGGGACAAGGAGGGAAATATTTGGATTGGTACAGGTCATGGACTTAACCGATTGTCCCTCACCGAACAGGTCAAAACCTATCCAGAGTTCGAGCGATTTTTGCATGAAGATGAGGATGAAGGGTCGATCTCCCACAACTATATTTTGGCGCTCCATCAGAGCCGCGATGGGGCTATTTGGGTGGGAACATTCGGAGGAGGTCTAAACAAGTTTGTCCCCGAAACCGAAGATCGGCCGGCGCATTTTGTCCATTATACCAAGGCAGATGGAATGCCCAACAATGTGGTCAAGGGAATATTGGAGGATGATCAAGGGTTCCTATGGATTTCCACCAACAAGGGCTTGACGCGCTTCGATCCCATACTGGAGAAATTCCACCACTTCGACACTCAGGATGGGTTGCAAAGCGAGGAGTTTTCGGAGCTGGCGGCTTATAGAAGGAAGAATGGCGATATGATGTTCGGTGGGGTGAATGGATTCAATGTCTTCTCCCCAGGGAATATTCACATCAATCCGCATCCTCCCAAGGTCGTATTCACCAAATTCGAAGTACTCAATCAGCCCGTTTATCCCGGTGAGGCCTTCAATGGAAGAGTGATCTTGGAGGAAGATATTTCAGAAACAGCCCATATAGACCTGAAGTACGCCGAGAACAGCTTTTCAGTGGAATTTTCGGGGCTTCACTATGCCGCTCCCAGCAAACATGCCTATGCATACCGCATGGAGGGAATTCACGATGATTGGATCTATGTGGACGCCACCAAGCGTTTTGTGACGGTCACCAATCTAAGTCCGGGTACTTACACGTTGGAGGTAATCGCCTCCAACAACGACGGCGTATGGCTTCATGATCCTCAGGTGATCGAGATCTATGTGGCGCCTCCCTGGTGGCAGACTTGGTGGGCATTTGCCATTTATGGTCTTATCGTGTTGGTGTTGCTGTTGGCATTCCGGAGATACACGATCATTGGCATCAAGGAAAAGCACGACTTGGTGGTGGAGCACTTGGAAAAGGAGAAGGCCGAAGAATTGCAACAGCTCAAGCTTCAGTTCTTTACCAATATTTCGCATGAATTGCGTACCCCCCTTTCCTTGATCTCGGGGCCGATGGACTTCCTTCTGAAATCCGGTCAGGATATGGATTACAATCAGCGGGAACGGCAGTACCAATTGATCCAAAAGAATACGCACTATCTCTTGAGGCTGGTCAATCAATTGCTGGACTTCCGGAAATTGGATCAGGGCAAAATGAAGCTCAAGGTTCGGAGAGGCAATCTCAATGGATATATCAACGAGATCACGGAGCCGTTCCAGTTTATCGCGAATAAGAAGGAAATAGATTTCACTATTCACAAGGAGTCAGAGGAAATGGACGCTTGGTTTGATCCGGATATTTTGGAGAAAACCATGTACAACCTGCTATCCAATGCCTTCAAATTCACGCCGGTAGGGGGAAAGATTAGCGTAGAAATCATCGAGCGGAAGCAAGAAACTTCCCGAATGAAATCTCTGGTAGCTCCTAACTGGGTAGAGATTAGGATTCGTGACAATGGACCCGGCATTAGTCCTGAGAATCGCGAGCAAGTATTTGAGCGATTCTTCAAAGCTTCTCAGCCTTCTAAAAACAATAAATCCGGCTCAGGAATTGGGTTGTCCTACACCCGTGAGTTGGTGGAATTACATCATGGCTCTATCTATCTGGAGGATCAGCCTTCGGGCGGCGCCTGCTTCGTGGTGAAATTTCCCAAGGACAAGAAGCGATACAAGTCCGACGAAATTGCGGCAGGTAATCAGCCGATTGTGGCGATGCCGATTGCACCTGTGGGCTTGTGGGATGAGGATGAGCCAGATCGCGAGGAAATCACAGCTGTAGTTACGCCACAGGGAGAAAGTCATCTGCCAGTCATGTTGGTCATCGATGACCATCAGGATATCCGCGAGTTCATCCGGTCCTCGATGGAAGGCAGCTATCAGATCTTGGAGGCAGAGGATGGTGCCGCAGGATTGGAGTTGGCGCTGGAACACAGCCCAGATCTGATCTTGAGTGATGTCATGATGCCTGTGATGGATGGGTTCCAGCTTTGTCAGGAGCTCAAGTCCGATCCCCGGACGAGCCACATTCCGATCATCATGCTGACAGCCAAGTCTTCGGAGGAGAGCGAATTTGAGGGATTGACTGTGGGTGCGGATCTCTACATTCGGAAGCCCTTCAACCTCGACATGCTCAAGCTGAATATTCAGAATATCCTTCAGGCGAGAGCGGAACAACAGAAGCGTTTCAAGCGTGAAGTACTCCTCTCACCCGAGGCAATCTCTGTGACTTCTACGGATGAAGTCTTCTTGAAGAAGGCGGTAGAGATCATCGAGGAGCACATGACTGATCCAGACTTCAATGTAGAGGCATTGGTCAAGGAAATCGGGATGAGCCGCTCCAAGCTCTATCTGAAGCTCAAAGCCCTGACGGGACAGACTTCTAGTGAATTCATTCGGACCGTGAGGCTGAAGCGTGCAGTACAACTGCTTGAGACCAGTGATCTGACGATCAAGGAGATCATGTACATGACGGGCTTCAACACCGCCTCTTACTTCTCCAAGTGTTTCAAGAAGCAATTTGGAATGGTACCGAGCGAATACGTCAAAAAACAAGCCCAGGCTCCTGTATAG
- a CDS encoding altronate dehydratase family protein, translating to MQSITQGAPILRVHPEDNLIVALQDLSAGMEVALPGGKVVLQETIPAKHKFAEVDFQPGDAIYMYGITVGVATQAIAAGSRITIDNISHHTDGVDAEAGAFQWQAPDVSAFEGRTFEGFHRADGQVGTRNYWLVIPLVFCENRNIEVIKDTMLEALGYGVKPADRFDLSKMIDAYRSGASEEDLLNVSVHHPAQDSEADRVFPQVDGIKFLTHDGGCGGIRQDSDTLCRLLAGYLTHPNVAGATILSLGCQNAQIPILKDALAKLDPAFSKPLYFHEQQQSRSEVAFIEAAIRTTFVGLTEANKAERAPAPLSKLTLGLECGGSDGFSGISANPALGYASDLLVALKARVILAEFPELNGVEPEIVKRCQTADSAERFKQLMKDYAAAAVAVGSGFDMNPSPGNIKDGLVTDAMKSAGAAKKGGTSPVVDILDYTEPARQSGLNLLCTPGNDVESTTGLAGSWANVMVFTTGLGTPTGNPIAPVVKMSSNTSLAERMPDIIDVNAGQIITGEATIESLGTQLLERIIEVANGDRTRAEILGQDDFIPWKRGISL from the coding sequence ATGCAATCGATCACTCAAGGGGCCCCCATCCTGCGGGTACACCCTGAAGACAATCTCATTGTCGCCTTGCAAGACCTTTCTGCCGGAATGGAGGTAGCCCTCCCCGGCGGGAAGGTCGTCTTGCAGGAAACCATTCCTGCCAAACACAAATTCGCCGAGGTGGATTTCCAGCCAGGAGATGCCATCTACATGTATGGAATCACCGTCGGAGTGGCTACACAAGCTATTGCTGCCGGGAGCCGAATTACCATCGACAATATCTCTCACCATACCGATGGCGTGGATGCGGAAGCGGGTGCATTTCAATGGCAAGCGCCAGATGTGTCTGCCTTTGAGGGTCGCACCTTCGAGGGGTTCCACCGTGCCGATGGCCAAGTCGGAACCCGGAACTATTGGCTGGTCATTCCGCTGGTTTTCTGCGAAAATCGGAATATCGAGGTCATCAAGGATACCATGCTGGAAGCGCTCGGATACGGGGTGAAACCTGCCGACCGCTTTGACTTGTCCAAGATGATCGACGCATACCGATCAGGTGCTTCCGAGGAAGATCTCCTGAATGTCTCCGTGCATCATCCGGCTCAAGATTCCGAAGCAGACCGCGTATTTCCGCAGGTCGATGGAATCAAGTTCTTGACTCACGATGGCGGTTGTGGAGGGATCCGTCAGGATAGCGATACGCTGTGTCGCCTGTTGGCTGGGTATCTGACCCATCCGAATGTTGCGGGCGCTACCATTTTGAGCTTGGGCTGCCAAAATGCGCAGATTCCGATCCTCAAAGATGCACTCGCCAAGCTCGATCCTGCATTCAGCAAGCCGCTATATTTCCATGAACAGCAGCAAAGCCGTTCCGAGGTCGCCTTCATCGAAGCGGCCATCCGTACGACCTTTGTGGGCTTGACCGAGGCCAATAAAGCGGAGCGGGCACCTGCACCTCTGAGCAAATTGACCTTGGGGCTGGAATGTGGAGGTTCGGATGGATTCTCCGGAATCTCCGCGAATCCTGCATTGGGGTACGCCTCGGACCTGCTCGTGGCGTTGAAAGCGCGCGTCATTCTAGCGGAATTTCCCGAACTAAATGGCGTAGAGCCTGAAATCGTCAAGCGCTGCCAAACGGCGGATTCCGCTGAGCGATTCAAGCAGCTCATGAAAGATTATGCCGCCGCTGCCGTGGCTGTGGGATCTGGATTCGACATGAATCCCTCCCCCGGCAACATCAAGGACGGGCTCGTCACCGACGCTATGAAGTCCGCAGGAGCCGCCAAGAAGGGAGGAACTTCCCCGGTCGTGGATATCCTCGACTACACGGAACCCGCTCGGCAATCCGGTCTCAACCTGCTTTGCACGCCCGGCAACGATGTGGAATCCACCACAGGACTGGCGGGATCTTGGGCCAATGTCATGGTCTTCACCACAGGCCTAGGAACGCCCACTGGCAACCCGATTGCGCCCGTCGTGAAAATGTCCAGTAATACGTCCCTCGCTGAGCGTATGCCCGACATCATCGACGTGAATGCAGGCCAGATCATCACCGGAGAGGCTACCATCGAAAGTCTTGGTACTCAGCTTTTGGAGCGAATCATCGAAGTCGCCAATGGCGACCGGACCCGCGCCGAAATCTTGGGCCAAGACGACTTCATCCCGTGGAAACGGGGCATTTCGTTGTAG
- a CDS encoding SDR family oxidoreductase, whose product MNLGLTDKVVLITGAAGHAGSIGETMLQALADEGAIPAIIDRNARGFGYVENLKDRGIDAHFAQTDVTDPVQIEKSVNEIIDKYGRIDVVINNVGVNDGAGLDASYEEFMQSLKLNLVSYFLVVKHALPKLIESKGNILNIGSKVALTGQGGTSGYAAAKGGVLALTREWANDLIKHEIRVNALIIAESWTPAYDNWIKTLPNPEETLAGIRKTIPYQGRMTRPEEISDSALFLISERSGHTTGQYVFVDGGYVHLDRALLGQQEEAQSISEA is encoded by the coding sequence ATGAACCTAGGACTAACAGATAAAGTCGTCTTGATCACAGGTGCTGCCGGACATGCTGGCAGTATCGGAGAGACCATGTTGCAGGCATTGGCAGATGAAGGCGCCATCCCTGCGATCATTGACCGAAATGCCCGTGGATTTGGGTATGTGGAAAATCTGAAGGATCGCGGGATCGACGCGCATTTTGCGCAAACCGATGTGACAGATCCTGTGCAAATCGAGAAATCCGTGAACGAGATCATCGACAAGTATGGTCGTATCGACGTCGTGATCAACAATGTCGGGGTGAATGACGGAGCGGGACTGGATGCTTCCTACGAGGAGTTTATGCAGTCGCTGAAGCTCAATCTCGTCAGCTATTTCCTCGTCGTCAAACACGCCTTGCCCAAGCTCATCGAGTCTAAGGGAAATATCCTCAACATTGGTTCCAAGGTCGCATTGACCGGTCAAGGAGGAACCTCTGGATATGCAGCTGCAAAAGGAGGGGTATTGGCACTGACCAGAGAATGGGCCAACGATTTGATCAAGCATGAGATTCGTGTCAATGCTTTGATCATCGCAGAAAGTTGGACTCCCGCCTACGATAATTGGATCAAGACTTTGCCGAACCCAGAGGAGACGCTTGCGGGCATTCGCAAGACGATTCCCTACCAAGGGAGGATGACCCGTCCGGAGGAGATTTCCGACTCTGCGTTGTTCTTGATTTCAGAGAGATCTGGCCATACCACGGGTCAATATGTCTTTGTGGATGGTGGATATGTCCATTTGGATCGGGCGCTTCTTGGGCAACAGGAAGAAGCTCAATCGATTTCGGAAGCCTGA
- the fucP gene encoding L-fucose:H+ symporter permease has product MSQQQILDTEQKQTPLIARGLLLPFALITFCFALWGFANDLTNPLVKAFGTIFNQSAFLSSFVQFAFYGGYCFMAIPAALFIKRYSYKSGILLGLALYAIGGMLFIPASWVGMFWPFCASFFIMTCGLSFLETSANPYILSMGADETATQRLNLAQAFNPIGSIVGILAAKEWILAKMAEFSAEERGAMAAEQFEAVKMADLAIVRGPYVAIGVVILVMFVLIMLTKMPTGKDASNTLNVGETFNRLWSNLRYRNGVIAQAFYVGAQITVWTYTIHYGTEVLMSEGMLEAEAAAKAVDFNFYAMVLFGVSRFVCTFLLKYLQPGRLLMLLAIGAVVLLIPVIGVGGRVGLYSLVAISGCMSLMFPTIYGLALKGVGEDAKLGAAGLVMAIAGGSLLPPLQGLLLDQTNVFISYIMPVGCFVAIALYGFRVPSYSTTHSE; this is encoded by the coding sequence ATGTCGCAACAACAAATATTGGACACTGAACAAAAGCAGACGCCCCTGATTGCTCGGGGGCTTTTGCTTCCCTTTGCGCTGATCACCTTCTGTTTCGCGCTTTGGGGCTTTGCCAATGACCTGACCAATCCGTTGGTCAAGGCCTTTGGAACGATCTTCAATCAGAGTGCTTTCTTGAGCTCGTTTGTGCAGTTTGCCTTTTACGGCGGATACTGTTTCATGGCGATTCCTGCTGCACTCTTCATCAAACGCTATTCCTACAAATCCGGGATTCTGCTAGGACTGGCTTTGTATGCCATTGGTGGAATGCTTTTCATCCCAGCGAGTTGGGTGGGTATGTTCTGGCCATTCTGTGCTTCCTTCTTCATCATGACTTGCGGATTGAGCTTTCTGGAGACCAGTGCCAATCCCTACATTCTGTCCATGGGTGCGGATGAGACTGCCACGCAGCGTTTGAATCTGGCACAGGCGTTTAATCCGATCGGTTCTATCGTGGGGATTTTGGCTGCGAAAGAATGGATCTTGGCGAAAATGGCGGAATTCAGCGCGGAAGAGCGTGGAGCCATGGCTGCCGAGCAATTCGAAGCGGTAAAAATGGCGGACTTGGCCATCGTACGCGGGCCTTATGTGGCGATCGGCGTGGTGATTTTGGTGATGTTCGTCCTGATCATGCTCACCAAGATGCCGACGGGCAAGGATGCTTCGAATACCCTGAATGTAGGCGAAACCTTCAACCGGCTCTGGTCCAATCTCCGCTATCGCAATGGCGTGATTGCACAGGCATTCTATGTGGGTGCTCAGATCACCGTCTGGACCTATACGATTCACTACGGAACGGAGGTCTTGATGTCCGAGGGGATGCTGGAAGCCGAAGCAGCCGCAAAAGCTGTGGACTTCAATTTCTATGCGATGGTCCTCTTCGGGGTGAGCCGTTTTGTATGTACGTTCCTGTTGAAATACCTCCAGCCTGGGCGATTGCTGATGTTGCTCGCGATTGGCGCGGTGGTATTGCTGATTCCGGTCATCGGCGTTGGCGGTAGAGTGGGATTATACTCCTTGGTGGCGATCTCTGGATGTATGTCCCTGATGTTCCCGACGATCTACGGATTGGCGTTGAAAGGGGTAGGAGAAGATGCCAAGCTCGGGGCTGCCGGTCTCGTGATGGCGATTGCAGGGGGATCTTTGTTGCCGCCATTGCAGGGATTGCTATTGGATCAAACCAATGTGTTCATCTCCTACATCATGCCCGTAGGCTGCTTTGTGGCAATCGCCTTGTACGGTTTCCGCGTCCCGTCCTACAGTACTACACATTCTGAATAA
- a CDS encoding L-rhamnose mutarotase: MSTRYTLACDLKDDPELIERYKQYHAPGNAWPEITDSIRGAGILDMEIYLTGNRMFMIMEVDDTFDFEAKAAADASNPKVQEWEQLMWDFQQALPWAPEGVKWILLDKIFKLE; this comes from the coding sequence ATGTCTACCCGATATACCCTAGCTTGTGACCTGAAGGATGATCCGGAATTGATCGAACGGTACAAGCAGTATCACGCGCCGGGCAATGCCTGGCCGGAGATTACAGACAGCATTCGTGGCGCAGGGATTTTGGATATGGAAATCTATCTGACCGGCAACCGGATGTTCATGATCATGGAGGTGGATGACACCTTCGATTTTGAGGCCAAGGCCGCCGCAGATGCCTCCAACCCCAAAGTACAGGAGTGGGAGCAGTTGATGTGGGACTTCCAGCAGGCCCTGCCTTGGGCGCCGGAGGGAGTCAAGTGGATCTTGCTCGACAAAATTTTCAAGTTGGAATAA
- a CDS encoding DUF5995 family protein, whose protein sequence is MHIDYSNLHHLLNRSFDHCDMAAQTIDEVLYSLDLIISQSKADKNSLGYFASLYRNVTQRVKDEITLGGFEYNEKMEQLDVIFANRYLEAHAAFIQQAPCTAAWQLALEESHRKRLIVLQHLLLGMNAHINLDLGIAAAQVLTDRPLEQYKSDFFKINAILSSMVDEVQDSLAMIWPFMGWFDRVMKRRDEEFADFSMEAARDGAWRVAHTYRNLDTEAKRQAYLQSLDQRVYMIGRKMAYPALPIRWMLKFVTWVERGSISQRIEWLETGG, encoded by the coding sequence ATGCATATTGATTATTCCAATTTGCATCACCTCCTCAACCGCTCATTTGACCATTGCGACATGGCAGCCCAAACCATCGACGAAGTACTCTATTCCCTAGATCTGATCATTTCCCAATCCAAGGCCGACAAAAACTCCCTGGGATATTTTGCCTCGCTCTATCGCAACGTCACCCAGCGCGTCAAGGACGAAATCACGCTCGGAGGCTTTGAGTACAATGAAAAGATGGAGCAGCTCGACGTGATATTCGCCAATCGCTACCTAGAAGCGCATGCCGCCTTCATTCAGCAAGCCCCATGTACGGCAGCTTGGCAACTAGCCTTGGAGGAAAGCCACCGCAAACGCCTCATCGTGCTCCAGCATCTGCTTCTTGGCATGAACGCCCACATCAACCTCGATCTGGGCATTGCGGCCGCGCAGGTTCTCACCGACCGCCCTTTGGAACAGTACAAATCCGATTTTTTCAAGATCAATGCGATCCTCTCCAGTATGGTGGACGAGGTGCAGGATTCCTTGGCGATGATCTGGCCATTCATGGGATGGTTTGATCGAGTCATGAAGCGCCGAGACGAGGAATTTGCCGATTTTTCGATGGAAGCCGCACGAGACGGCGCATGGCGAGTGGCCCATACGTACCGCAATCTTGACACTGAAGCCAAACGCCAAGCCTATCTCCAATCCCTCGATCAGCGCGTGTACATGATCGGCCGCAAAATGGCCTACCCCGCCCTTCCCATCCGATGGATGCTCAAGTTCGTCACCTGGGTAGAGAGAGGTAGTATTTCCCAACGGATCGAGTGGCTGGAAACCGGCGGATAG